The sequence below is a genomic window from Candidatus Poribacteria bacterium.
ACCGTAATCGTCAAGGAAATTATGGATAAGACCGAAACGTTTGTCGATAAAGTCGCCGTGATGATGAAAAGCGACGATATGATGTATGCCGGTCACAATGGATGGGTCTACAAAAAATATCTTCGCGCCAGTGCAGATGATCCCTATATGCAGATCAGAGGATCCGACCTTGAAGATGCAGGAAATGGCTGCCACGGTTGCCACATTGGAGCTACGAACGACAGCGTTTTCGTCTCGCTCCCCATGGATGACATGATGATGGATGATAGCATGGCAGACATGGCAGACGACATGGCAGACATGGCAGATGATACGACAGCAGACGACATGGACGAAGCTAATGGTGGTAATGCCCAGTAGTTTTAGCCCATAACACTCCTAAAAAAGGGATCGATAGCAACATTCTGTTGTTGTCGGTCCCCTTCTTATTTTCTACACTACATCTCAGACGATAAACGCTCCACTTTGAGCTGGCAATGAAATACTTATGGAATCCTCTGATACTGTCACAGGGTTTCCATTGAGGCGATCTTCCAAGGCAGGAGCGGTCTTTGAATCACGATGATGCCCCAATGAAATTGGGAGATCGATCGTCTGAGAACGCCGACTCGTATTCAAGGCGATTAGGATAGAATCCGTTTCTGAAGTGCGCAGATACGCGTAAGTCCCTTTCTGAACGTTCAGATGAACAATCTTTCGCAAACCAGAAGCAAGCACTGAAAACTGTTTCCGTAGTGCCCCCAAACGTCGGAAGTAACCTAATAAATCTCTGTCCGCTTCATCCCCCCACGACATTGGCAACCGTGCCTCCTCAAAACGCCCGAGTGGGTTCCGTTGTGAGACTCCTGTCTCCGTACCGTTGTAGATTACAGGTGGTGCGGGAAGTGTAAAGAGTACCAATGCTGCTAAGCGCACCTTTGCTTTATCCTCCCCCGCCAGGTAGAGAATACGCGTCATATCGTGGTTGTCTAAAAAAGCAGGGAGTGCGAAGTCTTTGGGGAAATAGGTCTCGTGTGCGGCTAAAAAAGCCTCGAATTCCAATAAGGTTGAAGTCTCAAGAACAAAAGTTTCCCGCAGCGCGTCCGCAAGCAAAAAGTCAAGACACCCGTCGAAATGTGGAACATAAGACGCTATCGCTTCTGAATGACTAACCACTTCTCCAAACAAGAAAGCGTCAGGATTCACCGTTTTACAAGCTTGACGGAAATCTGCCCAAAATGTGTGTGGAGGACCTGGTGCATAATCAAGCCGATAGCCATCAACGCCTTTGCGTAGCCAATGCTGTGCGCATTCCAGTAAATAGTCACTTGCCGGTTTATGCTTTAGATTGAGTTGCGGCATCCCCTTCACGCCGAAGAAACTTGTGTATTCGTCGGGCCACCGCTGCCATGTATACCACCCCCGATATTCACTGTTTGGATCGCGTTGTGCTGCCTGAAACGTCGGATGATGGTTCGACCAATGATTGGCGACAAAATCAAGGATAACACGCATGTCGCGCTGATGTGCTTTTTCAATGAGTTCTATCAGTTCTGCGTTCGTACCGAATCGGGGTTCAACAGTGTAATAATTTGTTGCATCGTAGCCGTGGTGGGTCGGGCTTGCAAAGAGCGGTGAGAGCCACACAGCATTGCAACCGAGCGATTGAATGTAGTCAAGTTTCTGAATTGCCCCGCGAAGCGTGCCACCAAAAAACCCAGAGAGGTTTGTTGGTTTCTTCCACGGTGCGCCGTCCCCCGGATAGAATCGATCAAGGAAGATGTGATAGATAACAGCATCCCGGACCCAGAGCGGGGTGTCGTAATCGTCCACCGAAATCGCAAACTCTGTTGCTTCCGAAAGGACTCGCGCTTGGTTATCGGCGAAGACCCAGTTATTTGAACCCAAAACATGTCCACCAATCTTATAGTGCACTATTGCTCCGTTTGGTTGCGGCGGAATTTCTCCGTACCAATGGCGGACATATCGCCATTCAAGTCTATTCCATATCGATTCACTTGGCGTGAGTTTGAATATTGTTTCTTCACCATTTGCATTCATCCAACAACGAACTGAGTCGTAAGCGATGCCACCGGAGGTCGTTACATGGACAGTAATTGGTCGGTTCGGCTTCGGACGCATTGGCGATAATTGATGAAGGTGTTTGATACCTACCAAACTGCTTTGATATTCGGCGATACGGTTCTTGAAATCTCTTTGCGTGCCAAACATAGGCACCTCCGCCGGTTTGTAGTATTTAGAAAATAAAAAAGCCGTGTAACGGGTACACGGCTTTTTGACTTCTTTAACGGTTTGCTTACTTGTCGCCCCAAGCGCGCCCACGTGGAATAATTAGCAGCTGTCCTGCACGCAGTCTTGTCCGATCAAAAATGTAGGCATCTTGGTTGGCGGTAACTAACCGTTCCCACATCTCAGCGTTATCAAAAATCTCAGGACGTGCAGCGATGCGCTTCAGAGCAGCTTCACCGTTATCTTCCTGAATATCTTCTTCCCGGACATGATATTTGTAAAGGACTTCAGGACTGGTGATACTGAAACTAAAACTGTGTGAATTTTCGAGGACATTGCCAGCCATGTCAGCAGCACCAGAGACGGTAACGGTATACATACGGCCAGCACGCATCGGCATATCGGATGTGAAGGTCACAGAATCCCCGCTTCCGGTAACCGTGCCTGACAGGGTTCCGTCCATCGGTTCGCTCATCGAATCTTCGGTTTTTGTGACGGCTACATCCACAGTGACACTGTTACTGTCAATCGGTTCGCTAAACGATACAGACACGCTATTCATCACGTCGAGTGAATCTTCGTATTCAGAAAAAACTGTGCCGTCTGTCGGTTCGTTCATTGTCACAGTCGGCGGTGTCGCGTCGGTATAGGTAAATTGCTGTGAGAGCGTGACGGGTACTTCAGGTTTTCCCTTGTTGGTAACAACGACAGTCACAGATTGCCCTGCCGTGCCGCCGGGGGTCACTGCCGTAATTTGTGTTTCACTGGGGACAGTCACACTTTGAGCGTTTATACCGTTAAACGTTACAGTCACACCGTTTTTCATGTCAAATTTTTCGCCGGTAATCTGGACGGTTGTCCCACCCGTTTCGGGTCCCTGTGTCGGGTTCATTCCCATGGGTACCGGTTCAGGATTACAGCCAGCACAACCTGCCATCCACGCGCAGGCAATCGTGAGGACAGCCAGCACGGCTATGTTTCTGGGTTTTGTATTCATTGCTTCTCCTTTTACTTCCGGCAAGTACTGAAGCCCTGTCCGGACCATTTTGACTGAAATAATTCCTTGTCACCTGATACTTTGTTTGTCTTGAAATTAGTATATTCTTTCGTTGTTGTCAGTTTGTGAGCGCGTGATTCATTGTGAATCCACACGTACAATAAATTGAACGACAAGTGGATTTTAGAATTCCAAGAAGAATTCCCGAATATGTTGAATTTCCTTCATAACCAATCCAACCTACGATTCATGAACGCAAACCTAAAACAGCACTGGTAGTCTGTCACATCTAAACTGACAGGTAGTTCGTAGTAGGGCAATTCATTGCCCGTTTCAGACGTGCGATAAATCGCACTACTACGAACTTGACCTCAAATTCGAAGTTGACGAAATACTATACTACACCGTAATCCACATTTTTCAAACGGACCCCAACAGTGAATGCAAGGTATCGCTACTGCTGTTAACTATCGCGGACCCAAGCAGAAGCACTATGGTAGTTTCCATCCTGGTCATGTCCAGATATAGTACTTGAAGCAGACGTTTTACTCATATCACGGTGCCTTCCCGCGGCAAAAAGACTGTCAAATACAGTTCCTTGCGTGAAATTTTGATGTTTCTGGTAGGGAGGAGGTGTAGCAGGATTTGGAACGCTTACATTCAAAACATACCATCCGTTTTGCATTTCATACTCTCCGCTGGACACAGATGAGTAGGCAGTCGTTCTTGCTTTGCCATTGTGACGTCTTGATGCAGTAGCAGTAAGTGGACCATCTGTGTCAACATCTTGCTCTGCAAATGCCAGTAAGGATAAGTTTGCGACAAGCACAGGGGTGAGCAGATAACAAAATATTTTCTTCATAATTTACCTCCTTTGCAAATTCAGGAATTGATATGGGTCAATTCCCCCTTCAGGCATTTCAATGATGGTGATACCGGGCGGGACTATTCCATCATGCAAATCGGGGGCGTATTGTGCTACGTCTGGGCCTCCCAGCACATTTGTAGCGATTCGGTTCATAGTGCCATCTTCGAGTACCTCGTCGGCCCATCTAACGTAGGCAGTGTTGGGATAAATTGGGTAAACTAATCCACTTGTGGGTGAAAGTTGAACACCAAGTGTCCGCGAGCCTTCGTTCCAGAGTTTGATGCGCACCCGAGTCAGTAGTTCTGTGTTTTTGGCCCACTCTGGGTCATCAACATATAGATTTTCAACATGATCCCAAATGTTTGGAAGAGGAAAGTCTAATGGGATCTCCGGATATGGACCAAACCCAAATTGAGAGGCACGTTCCTTAGGTATCTTATTTTCTATTGTTAGAGGATCTTCTTCTAATGGAGATAGCACTTCGCTATCATTCACTTGCTCAGCTGGAGGCTCAAGTGAATCTTCTGGACTGTCGCCGTTGATTTTCTCAAGACGCACTACTTCTGTTTCTTCAGACTGGGGAAGTTCTTCTTTGCTGGACTGCGTATTCGCAGAATCTGCTTTCGCTGTCTCCAATTGCTGGAGAAACTGCTGAGTTGCCTCTTCGCGTTCTTGAGTTTCATGTTGAATACGTTGACTCCAAATATAACTTCCAATAGCAAAGATGAATACGCAAAGCACAAGTCCTCCAAGGAACAGGCGGTTTGAAAATAGGGAATTTAACATATCAGTTACCTCTTTCGCGATCAAGTTAGCTTTTTCTATCAATGGAACTTACGCCATTCATCAATAATACAATTTAAAAAATATGTAGGTAGTTCGGAATTCTAAATCTTTATCTTTTTCAAAAGGTATTGATAGTATAATTTAAAACTATTGTAACAGATGGAATGTTTTTTGTCAAGAAAAAAAGGATGAAACCCAGGGCCATTTAGTTTTAAGAGGTAAGTTTACTTACATAAAGCCTTCCCGTTTCCGGATGCCCGAATTTATTCGGGATAGCACACTTTTCCCGAACAAGTTCGGGCTTCCAGACCCAAATTGTCGGAAAACTGAATGGCCCTGGATGAAACCAGAGCCATTCAATTGTCGGTTTTTTTCACCATTCTCGCGGTGGCATCGCGAACACAAGCTCCTCCAGCAAGAAGTGCTTCAACAGAAAAATCAGAATTATTGGAAAATTGAATGCCTCTGGGATAAAACTTGATTCAAAAGTGAGTTCCAAGTGTTTGAAAAATACGAGAATGTCCTAACCGCGCCATGTTGTCCGTTTTAGAGGGTCGTGTACGGACACCGTTAACTCTGGGCCGAAACCTTCTACTGATAATCGGACTGTGTCTCCGTCCCCGACTGCCGTAAGTGCTTCGTGGTGTGTTCCCGTTGATACGACATCTCCCGGTTCCAGTGTTACCACGTTGGTTACCTCTGCGAGCAGTTCTGGGATGAAGCGTGCCATGGAATTGGTAGAGAAATCGTGTTGCAGGCCGTCGTTAATCCACAGTTGCACGCCGAGTGCGTTCGCGTCGTCCACTTCGTCAGCAGTAACGAGAGCGGGACCCATCGGTGCAAACGTATGCCAGCTTTTCCCTAAAAAGAAGCCGCCGGGCAATCCACGTGCGGAGACATCAATGAACTGCGTGTACCCGAATACGCAGTCTAACGCATTTTCTTCAGTGAGGTGTTTTGCCGTTTTACCGATAACAATCGCTAATTCCGGTTCAAAGTGGAAGACGGTTACGTCTGCCTCTGGCAGTTCGACTGTATCCGTTGTGTTAATGATGCCGGTTGGAGACTTCAGAAAGGCATTGAATTCGCCGCGAGACGGACTATCTGGTTCGATGTAGTTCCCTGCGAGGCAGACGAGTTGCCCCGGTCGCGGGACGGGTGCTTTGAGGCTGACGCTGTCCAAATCGACAGCAGATCCGTTTTCAACGGCATCTTCTATTTTCGGACATAGATTATCAAAATCCTCAATTACCATTCGTATCAGTTCTTGCGGCGTATGGTAAGAGATGCCGCTGAGGGCATCGTTGATGTCGACAATCCCGTCTTCTGTTAGGACACCGAGTTGGTAATCGTTAAAAAATGTGAGTTTCATTTAATTTGTGACTCCTATACTAAGACGTTTTACAAGCGGATGGCTCCGCTCCTTTAGTGGTAGTTGTACTTTTGTTCCACTGAAATGAGAAACGTAGGTTGCACTCACGCACTCAAGCGATGTAAGGGCATTACGTCCACCGAGTTCCGGTTGATTTTCGTTAAAAATAGCATCTCGTATGTTTTTGGCACTCCAGATGGTGTGGCGCGACTGCCACGCTTTTCCAGAGATTATGAACGCTGATGCGTCAAGTTCTATCTGTTCCCATGTGGGTGTATGTGCGGCAAACGATACATCAAACGGGCAGTACCACATTTCGTCTATACCGGTCTCTGGGTGTGGTTTAATCATCAATTGCCCTTCTGATCCGAGCAGGTGTGGTCCCATCATCCACCCGTGTCGAGGTTCGCGGCAGTAAAGTTCCATAATGCCGTAGGCACTATTTCCGCCGCCGATATGCACGAGCATCGTATCCCCCGCAACGATACCGTTATCACGCCGGTCGGTTTTACACAACTCACTGCTGTGCATAATGTCCGCCTCCGTCACGTCGTGTCCTTGATATGTGATATGCGCTTGGATCCAAGAGATACCGTTGAGAAAGAAATCCATCTCGTCAAAATAGTGGACTCCCATCTCCATCAACTCGAACCCGGCTTCGCGTCCTTTGCCGACTTCGCGTATGGAGCGGAGTTCGCCGATTTTTCCGGCGTCAATCAAGGATTTCGCGTGCCGGAAGAGCGGTGTAAAGCGGAACTGATGACTGACTGCCAGGTGCACACCTGCCTCCCGGCATGCCACGAGCATCTTGTCTGCTGTTTCTAAATCGACAGACAACGGCTTTTCACATAAGACGTGGATACCTGCTTGTGCGGCAGCAATCGCGATCGGTGCATGTAACGGTGCGTGTGTGCAGACGCTCACGAGATCGAGTGTTTCGCGTGCGAACATCTCCTCATAGTCGGTATATCGATGTGAGACCTCGTATTCATCGGCGCGATTGTTAAGTGCTTCACGGTTTATGTCGCACATCGCGACGAGGTCCACTCCTTCTAAGTTCGCATGCGCACCGGCGTGACTCCGACTAATTCCGCCACAACCGACAATCCCTGCTCGTAAACTCATGAGCTATATCTCCCAAGTTCAATTTGTACTAATGTAGCATGTGCCTTGAAAATTCCGTGTTAAGATGTATTATACGCCAATACCAAAAGAGTGCAAGCCAAATTTTTTACTTTTCCTTGCGGTTCGGTTAGATGGGTTGGTTTTTGGACGTTCCTTTACGTATATCCGCTTTCCACTTCGTTCCAAGCTATGCCTCTCGGGCTAATTTTAAGAACTGTTCATTTTCAACAACCCTTGCCACTGTGTCTCATCCACGAGGACCCCTTTTTCAAGGCTCTCTTGTCGTGTCCGTAACATGCCTTCCCCTGGATATCGCACACTTTCATTTTCATCTAAGGGGACTGATGTATGGAAATCGTCAATAATGGCTGTTACTTTCTCGTTCAAAGCTGCTTGTCCCATCATCCCAATGGCGTTCATCGCGATGTACACCTGAGAAACGGCGTATTCGGATCCCTGCTTTCCGATGTCGTGTGTGGCTTGTCCACCAGATATAAGGGATGCCATTGTATCGAGTACCAAAGCCAATCCGGACCCTTTCCAGTAACCGATAGGGAGGGCTCTCGCGGAGTCAAGAATTTCGCCCGGGTCAACAGTTAGCTCGCCATGGGTGTTGTATCCGCCGGGTAGAGGTAATTCTTTTCCTTGCAGCTGCAACACTTCTAACTTCCCGTTTGAGTACTGGCTCATCGCCATATCGAGCAGAATATGTCCACCTTCTCTCGGAATACCAATTGCCATGGGATTGTTCCCAATCTTTTTTTCTCCAGAACCCCACGGCGGCATGAGTCGGGTTGTGTTTGTCCAGCATATTCCAATGTGTCCGGCTTCTGCTGCCTGCAAAGCATAAGCACCGCCTCGCATCCAGTGATTTGTGTTTGAAAGCCCGACGCATCCGATACCGTGGATATTTGCGAGTTCCGTTGCGCGTTGCATGCAGAAATGTGCGTTAACAAGCCCGACCCCCATCTTGCCGTCCCACCGTTCTAATGCCCCGAAACTCTCGATTTTTTCTGGTTTTACTCGGAAGTTAATTTGCTTACTCTCCAGTCCAGCGACGAATCCGGGGAAGCGATTGAGTCCGTGTGAGTACACGCCATCCCGTTGGTTTTCAGCAAAGAGCCTTGCACATAACATTGCTCGCTCATCGGTAAACCCGACGCTCGCGAGCACACGATAAAGTTCGTCTTGTAAAGTTTGGAAAGGCACACGTTTCATATAATTTTTTATCCTCGTCAATTTATTAAATGTCATTATGCCTGATGCTTGAGAAAAATGCAAGATATTTCGTGTCTGTTTTAGAGTGGCCCAGCATTCCGTTTCACGATACTTGTTAGGTCTAAAGTGTTAAGTTTCCCTTGCGTAAAAGTGGATCGCAGTATATCATGCATGTACCGACACTAAAGTCCATCCATTAGATATAGCATGTTCACCACTAACTGAAAGGAGTGAGAAATGACCTCATCCAATATTTTGTTCAGGATTTTCAGTTGTATGTTTACATTTCTACTTATCTTTGGAGGAACGTTAATCTATTCAGAAGAAGAACCGGTGAAATTAGAACCAATTGAGGTTATTGGTGTGACACCGATCCACGGTGTTGGACTTCCGAAAGATAAAGTGCCTGCCAATATCCAAACAGCGAATAGTGCCGCGGTTGATGCTTTCCAGAGTTTGGACCTTACCGAGTTCATCAGTCGTAACTTAGGCAGTGTGCATATTAACGAGGCGCAAAACAATCCTTTCCAGCCTGATGTTCGCTTTCGCGGTTTTACGGCTTCTCCTTTGCTCGGATTACCCCAGGGATTGGCTACTTATCAAGATGGTACACGTGTTAACGAACTATTTGGTGACACGGTGAATTGGGATGTCATTCCGCAATCTGCAATCGCCAGCATCAACTTGATGTCTGGATCAAATCCGCTTTTCGGTTTGAACACACTTGGCGGTGCGCTCTCTCTGAAGACGAAGACCGGCTTTACACACCCCGGTCACGGCGTGAAAGTCTATGGCGGTTCATTCACACGCAGAGCCGCTGAGTTTTCGAGTGGGGGTCATAATCAGCGATTGAGTTATTTTCTCAGTGGTAATTTTTTTGCGGAGGACGGTTGGCGCGATTTCTCACCTTCTGAGGTCCGGCAGTTGTTTGGCAACATCGGTTGGAAAGAAAACGCTTCTACACTGGACTTGAGCCTGACGTTAGCAGATAACGAATTATTGGGCAACGGTGCATTACCGATTGATCTTCTTAACACGGAACGGAATGCTGTGTTTACGCATCCAGACAGGACAGAGAACAATATGCTCATGGCAAATTTGCGGGGCAGTCATGCGTGGTCGGACAACCTCATTTTGGCGAGTACGGTTTACTACCGGCGTAACAATGTTGAGACCTTCAATGGCGACGATACAGATTTTGAGCCTTGCGAAGATCCTGAAAATGAAGGTTTTCTATGCGTTGGTGAAGATGCAGACCAGGCGCGTATAAAGGATCAGTTTGGAAACGATGTCCGTCTTTCTGAGAACGGTTACGATGCGGACGACGAAGAGATTGAAATTGATGATGCGGATGACGAAGAGACTGAGATTGATGATGAGGATAACGACGATGATGACGAAGGTGGGTTCAACGCTACAAATAATACGAGTCAGACGCGTCAAGGCGGCTATGGAGCAACCTTACAGGTAGCCTTCACGAGTCCTATCGCCAGTCGTGAAAATCAACTCATTGTTGGCGCGAGTTTTGACCGTGGTGGGGCTCTGTTCAATTCCGAAACCGAGTTGGCAAGTCTGACCCCGGATCGAGGAACGGTAGGTAGCGGTATCTTTGAAAGCGAATCTTTTGTGGATGTTGAGACCACGGTTCAGAATATGGGTATCTACGGGACGAACACCTTTTCTATCACACCGCGCCTACATCTCACGCTGTCTGGACGCTATAACAGCACTGAGATTATATTACGGGATCAAATTGGTGTCGAACTCAATGGGGACCACACTTTTGGTCGCTTCAATCCAGCGGCGGGTTTAACCTATCAGTTTCATAATCTTCTTTCCTTCTATGGCAGCTACAGTGAAGCGTCGCGTGTGCCTACGCCTGTGGAGTTGACGTGTGCAGATCCTGAAGCCCCCTGTAAATTGCCCAACGCTTTCGTTGCCGATCCGCCGTTGGATCAGGTGATAACGAAGACGTGGGAGACGGGAGTACGGGGTGAATTAGGGGGGCTCGCATGGAACGCCGACTTCTTTCGGGCGACGAGTTTTGATGACCTTATCTTCATTAGCAGTGGCGCATTGACCAACGAAGGCTATTTTGAAAACGTTGCACGAACCCTCCGTCAAGGTGTTGAGCTAAATATCGGAGGTAGTTTCTTTAATCGCTTACAGGGGTTGCTTAACTATACTTACATTTCAGCGACTTTCGAGACCGATTTGACGGTCAGCAGCCCCAACCACCCTGAAGCAGACGGCGGCGAAATAGAAGTCGAGCAAGGCGACCGCATTCCTGGGGTCCCGCAACACAACCTCAAGGCGGATGTGACGTTTGCTGTAACAGATGCGCTGTCTTTGGGTGCGAATGTCCTTATCAATTCCAGCCAGGTTTTTCGTGGCGACGAGGGAAATTTAATCGATCAGATTCCAGGTTACGGCATTGTGAATCTGCGTGGTAGGTATACGTTTTGGGGTAATATTTCTGTATTTGCTAAGGTGAACAACCTTTTTGATGACCGGTATGAAACCTTCGGTCTCTTCGGGGAGGCGGACGAGGTGTTAGGAGACGAATTCGAGGATGCCCGTTTTCTGTCTCCGGGGGCACCCCGCGCTGCATGGATTGGACTTGAGGCAATTTTTTAAAAGCCTTCGTTGCCTTGTTTTTGGGGCTTACCACATTTCAAGCCATTGCGTGAAGGGTGTCACGGGTTGCGTTTCGCTATGGATAACCCATTTGAAATCGGGGTCTTTCCAATAAATTGTGCCCGGGTGATCGCCATCACGAAGATATCGAATGTCAATTGCCCAGCGGATCATCTCGCTTGTGGTGTGTGGTAGTGATCGGTGAAGCGTCAGGTTGTGAAAGACTAAAGCGTCCCCTAATTCCATTGGACACGTGACAATACGAGAATCCTCGATGAGTTCATCCATTACTTCAAGAAACTTCCCTTCTCGTTCTTCTGTGTGATGATTGACTACGCCTAACCGATGTGAACCTGCGACCACTTGTAGACAACCGTTGGTTTCATCTACTGGCACGAGTGGTATCCACGCAGTCGGGATGAGTGAAGTTTCGCTGACTGTTCCAAAATAGCCGCTGTCTTGATGCCACGGTACGACGGTCAGTTGCTGACCGGGGAGTTTAGGACGGGCATTGAAAACAGGGTGTCCGATGACATCTGTGCCTGTGAGTTGTCCTATTGCGTCCACGAGTGGCGCGGCGTGGTGTATATCGAAAATTTCGGAGGTCGCGACTTGGTTGCGCCAAGAACGACCGAAGCGGTTGGCGTGTTCGCCTGCGACTTGTGAGAATCGTGTTTCAAAAGGGAGTTCTGTCCCTTCATCTTCAATAATTCCGTCCTCTTTCAATTCGCGAATTATACCGTCTACGACGCGAGCAAAACTGTCCCGCACACCGTTGATAGCGGACATCGGAACGACATCTTTTAGGAGCAAATAACCATCGTTTTCCCACTGATCCATCTGTTGAGGCGATAATGGGGTTGACTGTTTTTGATTGGTGTTCATGTGTTTGTTTAATCCCAGCGTTTGAAAATTAAGATGACAAAAAGCAAAAAAGTTGTAAAAATAATAGCATACTTAATAAAAAGAGTCAAAAGAATAGCTTTGAGAGTGTTGATATTTCATCCAATGCTGTGATACCGGATACATCAAAGGAGCAACATAATGGCGACTTTAACGCAGACCGAGAACCAGATTAGACCGCTCTATATTGACGGATACACCCACCAACTCAGTTATGCTCCCGGTGACGAGATTGCGTTCCACATTTCAACGAGTGCGGAGAACTATTCACTTGAGATTGCGCGCATCGGTGCGACGCGCGAGGTTGTCTGGCGTCAAACGGAGCTGCCCGGTGAAGCGCAACCGATTCCCGAAGATGTTTCATCGCAGGGATGTGGATGGTCCCCTGTTTTTACGCTTGAAGTTCCTGAAACGTGGCAGAGCGGTTATTATGAAGGCACACTTCGTGCAACGGATGGCGGTGGCGAGGACATTTATAGGAACCGTCGTACGGCTGAGAGTACGCTCTTCTTTATTGTCCGTCCTGCGAAACCGGGAGCGAACACCTCTATTCTCCTTCAGCTCTCCACCAACACCTACAATGCGTACAACAATTGGGGTGGCTTCAGTCTTTACGGATATCACGGGAAGAGCAAGATACAAGGCAACCGCGTTTCGTTTGACCGACCGACGCGCGGTATTTTCAGAAATTGGGAATTGCCATTTATTGTCTGGGCGGAGCAGAACGGGTATATCCTTGATTATGCGGCAAATAGCGATCTGGAGTTCCGCCCTAAGATATTGGAACATTACAGACTCGTGTTGAGTGTCGGGCATGATGAATACTGGTCTGCTCCGATGCGCGATCACCTTGAGGCGTTTATCGCGAACGGCGGGAACGCTGCCTTCTTCAGCGGGAATTCCGTCTGTTGGCAGGTACGCTCTGAAGACGATGGCAGAGCCTTGGTCTGTTGGAAGCAAACCTACAATCAGGATCCGGTTTATAAAACCG
It includes:
- a CDS encoding alpha-amylase family glycosyl hydrolase → MFGTQRDFKNRIAEYQSSLVGIKHLHQLSPMRPKPNRPITVHVTTSGGIAYDSVRCWMNANGEETIFKLTPSESIWNRLEWRYVRHWYGEIPPQPNGAIVHYKIGGHVLGSNNWVFADNQARVLSEATEFAISVDDYDTPLWVRDAVIYHIFLDRFYPGDGAPWKKPTNLSGFFGGTLRGAIQKLDYIQSLGCNAVWLSPLFASPTHHGYDATNYYTVEPRFGTNAELIELIEKAHQRDMRVILDFVANHWSNHHPTFQAAQRDPNSEYRGWYTWQRWPDEYTSFFGVKGMPQLNLKHKPASDYLLECAQHWLRKGVDGYRLDYAPGPPHTFWADFRQACKTVNPDAFLFGEVVSHSEAIASYVPHFDGCLDFLLADALRETFVLETSTLLEFEAFLAAHETYFPKDFALPAFLDNHDMTRILYLAGEDKAKVRLAALVLFTLPAPPVIYNGTETGVSQRNPLGRFEEARLPMSWGDEADRDLLGYFRRLGALRKQFSVLASGLRKIVHLNVQKGTYAYLRTSETDSILIALNTSRRSQTIDLPISLGHHRDSKTAPALEDRLNGNPVTVSEDSISISLPAQSGAFIV
- a CDS encoding Ig-like domain-containing protein, producing the protein MNTKPRNIAVLAVLTIACAWMAGCAGCNPEPVPMGMNPTQGPETGGTTVQITGEKFDMKNGVTVTFNGINAQSVTVPSETQITAVTPGGTAGQSVTVVVTNKGKPEVPVTLSQQFTYTDATPPTVTMNEPTDGTVFSEYEDSLDVMNSVSVSFSEPIDSNSVTVDVAVTKTEDSMSEPMDGTLSGTVTGSGDSVTFTSDMPMRAGRMYTVTVSGAADMAGNVLENSHSFSFSITSPEVLYKYHVREEDIQEDNGEAALKRIAARPEIFDNAEMWERLVTANQDAYIFDRTRLRAGQLLIIPRGRAWGDK
- a CDS encoding fumarylacetoacetate hydrolase family protein — translated: MKLTFFNDYQLGVLTEDGIVDINDALSGISYHTPQELIRMVIEDFDNLCPKIEDAVENGSAVDLDSVSLKAPVPRPGQLVCLAGNYIEPDSPSRGEFNAFLKSPTGIINTTDTVELPEADVTVFHFEPELAIVIGKTAKHLTEENALDCVFGYTQFIDVSARGLPGGFFLGKSWHTFAPMGPALVTADEVDDANALGVQLWINDGLQHDFSTNSMARFIPELLAEVTNVVTLEPGDVVSTGTHHEALTAVGDGDTVRLSVEGFGPELTVSVHDPLKRTTWRG
- a CDS encoding Gfo/Idh/MocA family oxidoreductase, coding for MSLRAGIVGCGGISRSHAGAHANLEGVDLVAMCDINREALNNRADEYEVSHRYTDYEEMFARETLDLVSVCTHAPLHAPIAIAAAQAGIHVLCEKPLSVDLETADKMLVACREAGVHLAVSHQFRFTPLFRHAKSLIDAGKIGELRSIREVGKGREAGFELMEMGVHYFDEMDFFLNGISWIQAHITYQGHDVTEADIMHSSELCKTDRRDNGIVAGDTMLVHIGGGNSAYGIMELYCREPRHGWMMGPHLLGSEGQLMIKPHPETGIDEMWYCPFDVSFAAHTPTWEQIELDASAFIISGKAWQSRHTIWSAKNIRDAIFNENQPELGGRNALTSLECVSATYVSHFSGTKVQLPLKERSHPLVKRLSIGVTN
- the yiaK gene encoding 3-dehydro-L-gulonate 2-dehydrogenase, with the protein product MKRVPFQTLQDELYRVLASVGFTDERAMLCARLFAENQRDGVYSHGLNRFPGFVAGLESKQINFRVKPEKIESFGALERWDGKMGVGLVNAHFCMQRATELANIHGIGCVGLSNTNHWMRGGAYALQAAEAGHIGICWTNTTRLMPPWGSGEKKIGNNPMAIGIPREGGHILLDMAMSQYSNGKLEVLQLQGKELPLPGGYNTHGELTVDPGEILDSARALPIGYWKGSGLALVLDTMASLISGGQATHDIGKQGSEYAVSQVYIAMNAIGMMGQAALNEKVTAIIDDFHTSVPLDENESVRYPGEGMLRTRQESLEKGVLVDETQWQGLLKMNSS